A DNA window from Desulfobacterales bacterium contains the following coding sequences:
- a CDS encoding 2-oxoglutarate dehydrogenase E1 component, whose product MDISETWNADYIDAQYRLWKSDPDALSQDWQFFFEGFALAASGKFAADGPEDEHAVLKQARVEALIYRYRDVGHLLACLDPLSACPTQHPLLELNAFGLSEKDLDRTFFARHFSKTRHAPLGEILQALRETYCRSIGVEFMHLQDPDERRWLQDRMESVRNQPQFDSASRGQILHKLHQATLFEAFLHKKYIGQTRFSLEGADVVIPMLDLLVRHLAHNGCREIILGMSHRGRLNVQAHILDKTYEEIFTEFEHCHDPESLFGAGDVKYHNGYLADVKIGQDRQIQIFLVNNPSHLESVNPVVEGVARSRQDLTGDIERNRVLPLLIHGDAAFAGQGIVAETLNMSQLEGYHTGGTVHLVINNQIGYTTLPENARSTRYSTDIAKMLSVPIFHVHGENPEAAVHAVQLACDYRMAFKKDVVIDLVCYRRYGHNEGDEPYFTQPLMYEQIKQRPPLYQLYTQKLMAENVITEKQTQKIEATITQTIEAAFKAVQSGTCPLPASRRYDDWKEYLGNYSHKPLQTGVDKKKLVQYARSLNTVSSEFSLYPKLQRLLQRRLEAVEQGKGIDWACAEALAFGSILAEGHPIRLSGQDSGRGTFSQRHSALIDTQTGKRLIPLNGISKKQASFTVYDSMLSEAGILGFEYGYSLARPRGLILWEAQFGDFANNAQSIIDLYISSGETKWQRQSGLVLLLPHGYEGLGPEHSSARLERFLQLCAEDNLQVCNATTPAQYFHLLRRQVHQPFRKPLILMTPKSLLRHPLAISDLRDLSTGSFLEVLGDPDGIKSPRTLLFCSGKIFYELLQQRRDKKLKDFAIIRIEQFYPFPLAQLKKSLQRYKTVKKWRWVQEEPRNMGGWSFIAPRLEVLLKQPPEYVGRKASASTATGYPNLYKQEQAEILVNAFRSSKRRKG is encoded by the coding sequence ATGGATATATCTGAGACTTGGAACGCAGACTACATTGACGCCCAGTATCGATTGTGGAAATCAGACCCCGATGCGCTGTCACAGGACTGGCAGTTTTTTTTCGAAGGCTTTGCATTGGCCGCTTCAGGCAAATTTGCCGCTGATGGACCCGAAGATGAACATGCCGTTTTAAAACAGGCCCGTGTGGAAGCGCTCATCTACCGATATCGGGATGTTGGACACCTGCTGGCCTGTCTGGACCCCCTTTCGGCCTGCCCGACCCAACATCCTCTCCTGGAGCTGAACGCCTTCGGTCTGTCGGAAAAAGACCTGGACAGAACTTTTTTTGCCAGGCATTTTTCAAAAACCCGACACGCCCCCCTGGGCGAGATCCTCCAGGCCCTGCGTGAGACCTACTGCCGTTCCATCGGGGTGGAATTCATGCATCTCCAGGACCCGGACGAACGGCGCTGGCTGCAGGACCGCATGGAATCGGTCCGCAATCAGCCGCAATTCGACAGTGCGTCCAGGGGCCAGATTTTGCACAAACTCCACCAGGCTACGCTCTTTGAAGCGTTTCTTCACAAAAAATATATCGGCCAGACCCGTTTTTCCCTGGAAGGCGCCGACGTCGTTATCCCCATGCTGGACCTTCTGGTCCGGCACCTGGCCCATAACGGGTGCCGCGAAATTATTCTCGGCATGTCCCACCGGGGCCGTTTGAATGTTCAGGCCCATATTTTAGACAAGACCTATGAGGAAATTTTTACTGAATTCGAACACTGCCATGACCCGGAAAGTCTTTTCGGCGCCGGCGACGTCAAATATCACAACGGCTATCTGGCTGATGTCAAGATCGGCCAGGATCGACAGATTCAGATTTTTCTGGTGAACAACCCCAGCCATCTGGAATCTGTAAATCCGGTGGTGGAGGGAGTTGCCAGGTCCCGCCAGGATTTAACCGGCGATATTGAACGCAACCGGGTCCTGCCGCTGCTGATCCATGGCGACGCCGCCTTTGCCGGGCAGGGAATCGTTGCCGAGACCCTGAACATGTCCCAACTCGAAGGGTATCACACCGGCGGGACGGTTCATCTGGTCATTAACAACCAGATCGGTTATACCACGCTCCCTGAAAATGCCCGCTCCACCCGCTACAGCACCGATATTGCTAAAATGCTGTCGGTACCGATTTTTCACGTTCACGGTGAAAATCCCGAGGCGGCCGTTCATGCCGTTCAACTGGCCTGCGACTACCGCATGGCGTTTAAAAAGGATGTGGTCATCGATCTGGTCTGCTACCGACGCTACGGTCACAACGAAGGGGATGAACCGTATTTTACCCAGCCGCTCATGTACGAACAAATCAAGCAGCGGCCGCCGCTCTATCAGCTTTACACCCAAAAACTGATGGCGGAAAACGTGATCACGGAAAAACAGACTCAAAAAATTGAAGCCACCATAACCCAAACCATCGAAGCCGCTTTTAAAGCGGTTCAGAGCGGCACTTGCCCGTTGCCCGCATCCCGTCGATACGACGACTGGAAGGAATATCTCGGAAATTATTCCCACAAACCCCTGCAAACCGGCGTGGACAAAAAGAAACTGGTTCAATATGCCCGCAGCTTAAACACCGTTTCGTCTGAATTTTCACTCTATCCCAAGCTGCAGCGGTTATTGCAGCGGCGGCTTGAAGCGGTTGAACAGGGCAAAGGGATCGACTGGGCCTGCGCCGAAGCCCTGGCCTTTGGGTCCATTCTGGCCGAAGGACATCCCATCCGGTTAAGCGGTCAAGACAGCGGCCGCGGCACCTTCAGTCAGCGCCACAGTGCGCTGATCGACACCCAAACGGGCAAGCGCCTGATTCCTTTGAACGGAATTTCAAAAAAACAGGCCTCTTTTACCGTCTATGACAGCATGCTTTCCGAAGCCGGCATTCTGGGGTTTGAATACGGTTATTCCCTGGCCCGACCCCGGGGATTAATCCTCTGGGAGGCGCAATTCGGCGATTTTGCCAACAATGCCCAGTCCATCATTGACCTTTATATCAGTTCCGGAGAAACCAAGTGGCAGCGCCAGAGCGGCCTGGTGCTGCTCTTGCCGCACGGATATGAAGGCCTTGGGCCGGAGCATTCCAGCGCCCGTCTGGAACGCTTTCTGCAGCTTTGCGCCGAGGACAACCTCCAGGTCTGCAACGCCACCACGCCGGCCCAGTATTTTCATTTGCTGCGACGCCAGGTGCATCAGCCTTTTCGCAAGCCGCTGATCCTGATGACGCCTAAAAGTCTGTTGCGCCATCCCCTGGCGATATCCGACCTCAGGGACCTGTCAACCGGATCCTTTCTTGAGGTCCTTGGGGATCCGGATGGCATAAAATCGCCCCGCACCCTCCTTTTTTGCAGCGGCAAAATTTTCTATGAGCTGTTGCAGCAGCGCCGGGACAAAAAACTGAAAGACTTCGCCATCATTAGGATAGAGCAGTTTTACCCGTTTCCGCTGGCGCAGTTAAAGAAAAGTCTTCAACGGTACAAAACCGTTAAAAAATGGCGCTGGGTTCAGGAGGAACCCCGGAATATGGGCGGCTGGAGCTTTATAGCCCCCCGGCTGGAGGTTCTGCTGAAACAGCCGCCGGAATATGTCGGCCGCAAGGCCTCGGCCAGCACTGCCACCGGTTATCCCAACTTATATAAACAGGAGCAGGCCGAAATCCTTGTAAATGCATTTAGATCGTCCAAGCGCCGAAAAGGATAA
- the odhB gene encoding 2-oxoglutarate dehydrogenase complex dihydrolipoyllysine-residue succinyltransferase has translation MKIEIKIPSVGESVKEAVLVEWFKKNGDSVQKDEPLFLIETDKVTLEVAAEADGVLEIKVSEGKTVAIGAVVGTIDTQAAAAKGKKAAAAEKAKPIDKAPETEPDEPAPKPAVKQETPAPEKKAAKQPEPPPEESAAKQPESPEPPPAPVEDRAEAAPALPPSVRRLVAEKNIDVARISGTGPGARITKGDVLLYLERAESGGAAKTVDATPSQKAATPETKPAPAASGGAEEAVSRKPMSPIRRRIAARLLEAKQGTAMLTTFNDIDMTRVMQVRALLKEKFKEKYGVPLGFMSFFIKATLEALKDFPEINAAIDGDDIVYHHYHHIGIAIGSDRGLVVPVIRHADRLGFAELEGAIVEFVKKINEKRLELADLEGGTFTISNGGIYGSLLSTPILNMPQSGILGMHRIEDRPVARDGKVENRPMMYVALSYDHRIVDGREAVIFLKRIKECVENPELIMMEI, from the coding sequence ATGAAAATTGAAATCAAGATACCCAGTGTGGGGGAGTCCGTAAAAGAAGCGGTTCTGGTTGAGTGGTTTAAAAAAAACGGCGACTCCGTCCAGAAGGACGAACCGCTTTTCTTGATCGAAACCGATAAGGTTACCCTGGAGGTTGCGGCCGAAGCCGATGGTGTGTTGGAGATTAAGGTTTCCGAGGGTAAAACCGTCGCAATCGGCGCGGTGGTGGGAACCATCGATACCCAGGCTGCGGCTGCCAAGGGCAAAAAAGCGGCAGCCGCCGAAAAAGCGAAACCGATTGACAAAGCCCCCGAAACAGAACCCGACGAACCCGCCCCCAAACCGGCGGTAAAACAGGAAACGCCGGCGCCCGAAAAAAAAGCTGCTAAACAGCCGGAACCGCCACCGGAAGAGAGCGCTGCTAAACAGCCGGAATCGCCGGAACCTCCTCCGGCCCCGGTTGAGGATCGTGCCGAAGCAGCCCCGGCCTTGCCCCCGTCGGTGCGCCGGCTGGTAGCCGAAAAAAACATTGACGTTGCCCGCATCAGCGGAACCGGGCCCGGCGCAAGAATTACCAAGGGAGATGTGCTGCTGTATCTGGAAAGGGCCGAAAGCGGAGGTGCTGCAAAAACAGTGGACGCGACCCCGTCCCAAAAAGCTGCGACGCCCGAAACAAAACCTGCGCCGGCAGCCTCCGGCGGGGCTGAAGAAGCCGTCAGCCGCAAACCCATGAGCCCGATCCGCCGGCGCATTGCCGCCCGATTGCTGGAAGCCAAGCAGGGTACGGCCATGCTGACCACTTTCAACGATATCGACATGACCCGGGTCATGCAGGTCCGGGCGCTGCTGAAGGAAAAATTCAAAGAAAAATACGGCGTGCCCCTGGGATTCATGTCTTTTTTCATCAAGGCGACCCTCGAAGCATTAAAAGATTTCCCGGAAATTAACGCCGCCATCGACGGCGACGATATTGTGTATCATCATTACCATCATATCGGTATTGCCATCGGCTCCGACAGGGGCCTGGTGGTGCCGGTGATCCGTCATGCCGACCGGCTCGGCTTTGCCGAACTGGAGGGCGCCATTGTCGAATTCGTCAAAAAAATCAACGAAAAACGCCTGGAACTGGCCGATCTGGAAGGCGGCACATTCACCATCAGCAACGGCGGCATATACGGATCCCTGCTGAGCACCCCCATTTTGAACATGCCCCAGAGCGGGATCCTGGGCATGCACCGGATCGAGGACCGGCCGGTTGCCCGTGACGGCAAGGTGGAGAACCGCCCCATGATGTATGTTGCCCTGAGCTATGACCACCGCATTGTTGACGGCCGGGAAGCCGTCATCTTCTTAAAACGCATCAAGGAATGCGTTGAAAACCCGGAACTGATCATGATGGAGATTTAA
- the lpdA gene encoding dihydrolipoyl dehydrogenase: MAQKTTYDLIVIGSGPGGYVAAVRAAQLGLKVACVEKEPRLGGVCLNVGCIPSKALLDSSEYFHLAGSHFADHGIKTGKLTLDLAAMMARKDRVVKELTDNIRKLLEGNSIPIIRGTARLAGKDKVAIAPASAKGKSRGQTLQATHILLATGSEPIAPTGLKFDGKRIVTSTEALAFKEVPKHLGIVGGGYIGLELGSIWRRLGSKVTVIEMLSKPAAGLDGQVGRTLQRVLTAQGLHFRLKTKVAAAKAGAKGVTLTLQTDEKKETLTCDRLLVAVGRRPLTRDLGLEAAGVKTDPKSGHVMVDASCRTSIPSIYAIGDLIPGPMLAHKASAEGIAAVECMAGRAGEVNYDTIPAVIYTWPEVASVGLTEEQVKSRDIPYSTGSYPFSGAGRARAMGESEGFVKLIAHAKTDRVLGVHIIGPRAADMIAECVLAMEFGASSEDIARTVHGHPTFAEALQEAAMAVRKCSIYAS, from the coding sequence ATGGCTCAAAAAACGACCTATGATCTCATTGTTATCGGCAGCGGACCCGGCGGCTACGTGGCGGCCGTGCGGGCGGCCCAGCTCGGATTGAAAGTCGCCTGCGTTGAAAAGGAACCCCGCCTGGGCGGCGTCTGCCTGAACGTCGGGTGTATCCCCAGCAAAGCGCTGCTGGACTCCAGTGAATACTTTCACCTGGCCGGCAGTCACTTTGCCGACCACGGCATCAAAACCGGAAAACTGACCCTCGATCTTGCCGCCATGATGGCGCGCAAAGACCGGGTGGTAAAAGAGCTGACGGATAACATCCGCAAGCTGCTGGAGGGAAACAGCATCCCCATCATTCGCGGCACGGCCCGGCTGGCGGGTAAGGACAAGGTGGCAATCGCCCCGGCATCCGCCAAGGGAAAATCCAGGGGCCAGACCCTGCAGGCAACGCATATCCTGCTGGCCACCGGCAGCGAGCCCATCGCTCCCACCGGCTTAAAATTTGACGGAAAACGCATCGTCACCTCCACCGAAGCCCTTGCATTTAAAGAAGTGCCGAAACATCTCGGCATTGTCGGCGGGGGGTATATCGGCCTGGAACTCGGGTCGATCTGGCGGCGGCTGGGAAGCAAGGTGACCGTAATCGAAATGCTGTCGAAACCGGCCGCCGGCCTGGACGGACAGGTGGGGCGAACCCTCCAGCGCGTTCTGACCGCCCAGGGGCTCCACTTTCGTCTTAAAACCAAAGTGGCCGCAGCCAAAGCAGGCGCCAAGGGCGTAACCCTGACCCTTCAAACGGATGAAAAAAAAGAAACCCTCACGTGTGACCGGCTGCTGGTGGCGGTGGGCCGCCGTCCCCTGACCCGGGATCTCGGCCTGGAAGCGGCCGGCGTTAAAACCGATCCCAAAAGCGGCCACGTTATGGTGGATGCCTCCTGCCGCACCAGCATCCCTTCCATCTATGCCATCGGCGACCTGATCCCGGGGCCGATGCTGGCGCACAAGGCTTCGGCTGAAGGAATTGCCGCCGTTGAATGCATGGCCGGACGGGCCGGAGAAGTCAACTACGATACGATCCCGGCCGTGATATACACCTGGCCGGAAGTGGCCAGCGTGGGGCTCACGGAAGAGCAGGTGAAATCGCGCGACATTCCCTACAGCACCGGATCGTATCCCTTTTCAGGGGCCGGCAGGGCCCGGGCCATGGGAGAATCCGAAGGGTTTGTCAAGCTCATCGCCCATGCCAAAACCGACCGGGTGCTGGGGGTGCACATCATCGGACCGCGTGCTGCCGACATGATTGCGGAATGCGTCCTGGCCATGGAATTCGGCGCCTCATCCGAAGATATCGCCCGCACCGTGCACGGCCACCCCACCTTTGCCGAAGCCCTTCAGGAGGCGGCCATGGCCGTTCGCAAGTGTTCGATTTACGCGTCCTGA
- a CDS encoding cupin domain-containing protein yields MENFYDRWLKFWDETEAERAKAPKVIHEEELEWIETRQDKRTALLASPDNGFVTQGGQTMLVEIPEGWKTGKHSHGEEVMFIIEGNGCTVIDGERFDWEKGSTLFMPFGAVHQHFNTGSGTVRYIAANAIHLERFVGLAKLVQYEDAAQIKPGEPKDPRPISGISTNKLGRLVLHMKDAPQRLATDEDRKKDHFHARRVNLMGYPGVGFEATEAQITTLMCDEPQESPERHAHMEAHVYILEGEGHSIVDEVKVPWKKGTLLHVQGPVTMHQHFNTGSSESVMLRIEFGMRSKFFEDIAKRTFPTIGSTYANIVGR; encoded by the coding sequence ATGGAAAATTTCTATGATCGCTGGCTTAAATTCTGGGACGAAACGGAAGCAGAGCGCGCCAAAGCGCCAAAGGTGATTCACGAGGAGGAGCTCGAATGGATCGAGACCCGGCAGGACAAACGGACCGCCTTATTGGCTTCGCCGGACAATGGTTTTGTTACCCAAGGGGGCCAAACCATGCTGGTGGAAATTCCGGAAGGGTGGAAAACGGGAAAACACAGCCATGGCGAGGAGGTCATGTTCATCATCGAAGGCAATGGGTGCACGGTCATTGACGGCGAGCGATTTGACTGGGAAAAGGGATCCACGCTTTTCATGCCCTTCGGCGCCGTGCACCAGCATTTCAATACGGGCAGCGGAACTGTGCGGTACATTGCAGCCAACGCCATTCATCTGGAACGATTCGTGGGACTTGCCAAGCTGGTTCAGTATGAAGACGCGGCCCAGATAAAGCCGGGAGAGCCCAAGGACCCCCGGCCGATATCCGGTATCAGCACGAATAAACTCGGCAGACTGGTGCTGCATATGAAGGATGCCCCCCAGCGGCTGGCTACAGATGAAGACCGCAAGAAGGATCACTTTCACGCGCGCAGGGTCAATTTGATGGGTTATCCGGGGGTCGGCTTTGAGGCCACCGAGGCCCAGATCACCACCCTCATGTGCGACGAACCGCAGGAGTCTCCGGAACGACACGCCCACATGGAAGCGCATGTCTATATCCTCGAAGGAGAAGGGCATTCCATCGTGGACGAGGTCAAAGTGCCCTGGAAAAAGGGTACGCTATTGCACGTCCAGGGCCCCGTCACCATGCACCAGCACTTCAATACCGGCAGCAGTGAGTCTGTGATGCTGCGAATCGAATTCGGAATGCGATCGAAATTCTTTGAGGACATTGCCAAAAGAACGTTTCCGACAATCGGAAGCACCTATGCGAATATCGTCGGGCGATAG